In Clostridia bacterium, the following proteins share a genomic window:
- a CDS encoding sugar ABC transporter permease, with amino-acid sequence MSVSQPAVSSRRKFARETLEAYMYLAPALVILLAFHIAPAFYALYISFFETNLMRRWNFVGLANYVKLFQDTDFIRSLANTGKYVLGTVPTGMALSLFAAWLLNQKIRGLAVFRTALFLPYVTPVVAISIVWMWIYKEDGSGLLNAILALFGAKGQAWLLDPRWAMFALCLMSVWRHLGYNMVIFLAGLQNISTEYYEAAEIDGARGWTMFTKITWPLLSPTTYFVTMVSVIGSFQVFTQAYVLWPSASGGPLGSTKVVVKYLYDVGWGSFKFGYAAAIGYALFAIIFLLTLVQRNLVGSRVHYQ; translated from the coding sequence ATGTCGGTGAGCCAACCCGCTGTCTCCAGCCGACGCAAGTTCGCACGCGAGACGCTCGAAGCGTATATGTATCTTGCGCCGGCTTTGGTCATCCTGCTCGCTTTCCATATCGCACCTGCATTCTACGCGCTGTACATCAGCTTCTTCGAGACGAACCTCATGAGACGCTGGAATTTCGTGGGGTTGGCGAACTACGTCAAGCTGTTCCAGGATACCGATTTCATCCGTTCGCTTGCCAACACCGGGAAGTACGTTCTTGGCACAGTCCCTACTGGCATGGCGTTGTCTCTGTTCGCTGCGTGGCTGCTGAACCAGAAGATCCGCGGGCTTGCGGTGTTCAGGACCGCCTTATTCCTGCCCTACGTTACGCCGGTAGTGGCCATATCCATTGTGTGGATGTGGATCTACAAGGAGGATGGCAGTGGGCTGCTCAACGCGATACTTGCCCTGTTCGGGGCGAAGGGGCAGGCGTGGCTTCTCGATCCGAGGTGGGCGATGTTCGCTCTCTGCTTGATGAGCGTGTGGAGGCATCTCGGCTACAACATGGTGATATTCCTCGCCGGTCTGCAGAACATATCGACCGAGTACTACGAGGCAGCTGAGATCGACGGAGCCCGGGGCTGGACCATGTTCACGAAGATCACCTGGCCGCTCTTGTCGCCCACTACGTACTTCGTGACGATGGTGTCGGTCATCGGGTCGTTCCAGGTGTTCACGCAGGCCTATGTTCTGTGGCCATCGGCGAGCGGAGGGCCTTTAGGCTCCACTAAGGTTGTGGTCAAGTATCTGTACGATGTGGGCTGGGGTTCGTTCAAGTTCGGTTACGCTGCCGCGATAGGCTACGCGCTCTTCGCCATCATCTTCCTGCTGACGCTGGTTCAGAGGAACCTCGTTGGCAGCCGCGTGCACTATCAGTAG
- a CDS encoding helix-hairpin-helix domain-containing protein, whose product MNRIGGRRLAMLLAGVTVLGLCGSLLKLARRPAVVIEGGQAVDSPGALGAEFSKSLAPGSRPEVAPRADPTADGGVHEAEVASAAPPSSRLEEHGSEQANTVEPCAGGPVVHVAGAVGKPGVYRLSAGARVADAVAAAGGGLPAASMDDINLALPVRDGEQIFIPRRQEQAGRGADAPHSASAAPQPTPSVINRADLSKTAPDASAFAAGLLVSASSDSTSRLININTASEAELDALPGIGPAIAGRIVEYRQAVGGFRSVDDLLNVSGIGEIKFDRIAPLVTVR is encoded by the coding sequence ATGAACCGCATTGGTGGGCGCAGGCTTGCGATGCTCCTGGCGGGAGTGACTGTGCTCGGCCTTTGCGGGTCACTCCTCAAGTTGGCGCGCCGGCCCGCGGTGGTGATTGAAGGCGGTCAGGCGGTGGATTCCCCAGGCGCCTTGGGGGCTGAGTTTTCCAAGTCACTGGCGCCTGGCTCACGTCCTGAGGTTGCGCCCCGGGCGGATCCAACGGCAGATGGCGGAGTGCACGAGGCAGAGGTGGCTTCGGCGGCCCCTCCCAGTTCTCGTTTGGAGGAGCACGGGAGCGAGCAGGCCAACACGGTCGAGCCTTGCGCTGGTGGACCGGTGGTGCACGTGGCGGGTGCGGTGGGGAAGCCGGGGGTGTATCGTCTGTCCGCCGGCGCCAGGGTCGCCGACGCTGTTGCGGCTGCCGGCGGGGGTTTGCCAGCCGCCAGCATGGACGATATCAATCTGGCTCTGCCGGTGCGCGATGGGGAGCAGATCTTCATCCCTCGCAGGCAAGAGCAGGCCGGCCGAGGCGCCGATGCCCCCCACAGCGCTTCGGCGGCGCCTCAGCCCACTCCTTCCGTCATCAACAGGGCCGATCTCTCAAAGACCGCTCCAGATGCTTCTGCTTTCGCCGCAGGGCTTCTGGTCTCGGCGTCCTCGGATTCGACTTCAAGACTGATCAACATCAACACCGCCTCCGAGGCTGAGTTGGATGCACTTCCCGGAATCGGGCCGGCCATTGCCGGGCGGATAGTTGAGTACCGTCAGGCCGTTGGCGGGTTTCGATCTGTGGATGATCTCCTGAATGTGTCGGGAATCGGTGAGATCAAGTTTGATAGGATCGCGCCACTGGTGACAGTCAGATGA
- a CDS encoding CehA/McbA family metallohydrolase: MRFPLFRVRTSRSWLAATLLFAVLFGSMWRSPQASAEKLNFYFGNLHSHTSYSDGVLTPSDAFAHARDVAKMDFLAVTEHGYYLQESTNIHLWYRSLEEAEAFYQPGVFLPLVGFEWTYGPGHMCGHDTPLAASRDIQRDLPAFAAFLRDYRGIGVFNHPNYDIQPNWDDFLYLGEADKWVSLIEVGSGPYRHNVKNERAYIRSLDRGWRVGAVSNQDNHRADWGTAAPTRTGILAPELTREAVYAAMREMRTYATEDRNTRVLFSCGDVMMGGESVISADDVAAGRPVGFSIVVEDPDPGDSFELVQVITDGGKVAWELAPGAGGRFEARFELVPEQAYNWYYVRVVQADSDLIVTSPIWVATGSGIAVCDFGCGDRVPRAGAPVRVTAEIVNRNEEAILGAMAALYASSGGIRSLVGSVVLDLPAGRGTGIKFEWTPSEPGEVGLEMEVYGPGSQVGDVFVGAAARVRTSDVTRVMIDEGHNNRSAGYHGAYAELLRAADYSPSINEGPITDGLLSNTDILVVNAPEIGFSLTPTSFEANEIQAMARFVKRGGSLLLAGWSNSDDGSRTCDQLNEVLAQIGSSIRFGYDELRAGRVPIVEVAWTGGDGKPAYAGEACSLLAADWTSLDAISDVKVFARAPKAASAQVAGDDRMLVGGQSPVFAAGQVIDRGRVACLGSPVYSARDLAREGYSNARFTLDVMSWLVGGEW, translated from the coding sequence ATGCGTTTTCCATTGTTCCGTGTTCGCACGTCCCGATCATGGCTCGCGGCGACCTTGCTCTTTGCCGTTCTGTTTGGCAGCATGTGGCGGAGTCCCCAGGCATCAGCTGAGAAGCTGAACTTCTACTTCGGGAATCTGCACTCCCACACATCGTACTCAGATGGGGTTCTGACTCCGTCAGATGCGTTCGCCCATGCTCGCGATGTCGCGAAGATGGATTTCCTCGCTGTCACGGAGCATGGATACTACCTTCAGGAGTCAACGAACATCCACCTGTGGTACAGGAGCCTTGAGGAGGCCGAAGCCTTCTACCAGCCGGGTGTGTTCCTGCCTCTGGTGGGCTTCGAGTGGACTTACGGCCCTGGGCATATGTGCGGCCATGACACTCCGCTTGCGGCGTCACGGGATATCCAGCGCGATCTTCCTGCCTTCGCGGCATTTCTTCGTGATTACCGGGGGATCGGCGTCTTCAACCATCCGAACTATGACATACAGCCGAATTGGGATGACTTTCTCTACCTCGGAGAGGCTGATAAGTGGGTATCCCTCATTGAGGTGGGCTCAGGCCCATACAGGCACAATGTGAAGAACGAGCGGGCCTACATACGCTCGCTCGACAGGGGCTGGCGCGTGGGCGCCGTGAGCAACCAGGACAACCACAGAGCTGACTGGGGAACTGCTGCGCCGACGCGAACTGGCATACTCGCTCCGGAGCTTACCCGTGAGGCGGTGTACGCCGCAATGCGCGAGATGCGCACCTATGCGACTGAGGATCGAAACACGCGAGTGCTCTTCTCGTGCGGTGATGTGATGATGGGTGGGGAGTCCGTGATCTCCGCTGACGATGTCGCGGCGGGCAGACCCGTGGGCTTCTCTATTGTGGTGGAGGATCCGGATCCCGGCGATTCTTTCGAGCTTGTTCAGGTGATAACGGACGGTGGGAAGGTCGCATGGGAGTTGGCGCCAGGCGCCGGCGGAAGGTTCGAGGCGCGATTCGAACTCGTCCCTGAACAGGCCTACAACTGGTACTACGTCAGAGTGGTCCAGGCTGATTCGGATCTGATCGTCACCAGCCCGATCTGGGTTGCCACGGGGTCGGGCATTGCCGTCTGTGACTTCGGTTGCGGTGATCGTGTGCCAAGGGCTGGCGCTCCGGTTCGAGTAACGGCGGAGATCGTGAACAGGAACGAGGAGGCCATCCTCGGCGCAATGGCGGCGCTGTACGCTTCATCAGGCGGGATTCGCTCACTGGTGGGCTCGGTAGTTCTTGATCTGCCCGCCGGACGGGGCACAGGAATCAAGTTCGAATGGACACCCTCTGAGCCGGGTGAGGTTGGGCTCGAGATGGAAGTCTACGGACCGGGCAGCCAGGTCGGCGACGTGTTCGTTGGCGCCGCCGCCCGCGTGCGCACCTCGGATGTCACCAGGGTCATGATCGACGAAGGGCATAACAACCGGAGCGCCGGGTACCATGGAGCATATGCTGAGCTGCTGCGCGCGGCGGATTACAGCCCATCCATCAACGAGGGGCCTATCACCGACGGGCTGCTCTCCAATACAGACATCCTTGTGGTGAATGCGCCGGAGATTGGGTTCTCTCTGACTCCCACATCATTCGAGGCTAATGAGATTCAGGCCATGGCCAGGTTCGTGAAACGTGGCGGTTCGCTGCTCCTTGCGGGCTGGTCGAACAGTGATGATGGATCGAGAACCTGCGATCAGCTCAATGAGGTTCTCGCGCAGATAGGCTCATCCATCAGGTTCGGGTACGACGAACTCCGTGCGGGCAGAGTTCCGATAGTCGAGGTTGCCTGGACCGGAGGGGATGGGAAGCCTGCGTACGCTGGAGAGGCATGTTCTCTCCTGGCCGCCGACTGGACAAGTCTGGATGCCATCTCGGATGTGAAGGTGTTTGCCCGGGCGCCGAAGGCGGCGTCTGCTCAGGTCGCAGGGGATGATCGCATGCTCGTGGGCGGCCAGTCTCCGGTCTTCGCGGCAGGGCAGGTTATCGATAGGGGACGTGTGGCATGCCTCGGTTCCCCGGTCTACTCAGCCCGGGATCTGGCGCGGGAGGGCTACTCCAATGCCAGGTTCACCTTGGACGTGATGTCATGGCTTGTGGGAGGGGAATGGTAG
- a CDS encoding ABC transporter substrate-binding protein, translating to MKRFVILALVSACLLAALSVGPAFAAEKTTITFWHAMGAQLGKTLDSLVAEFNQQSPDVLVKAEYQGNYGALSQKIVGSLVARKPPTLAQVYGNWAAEYISSEELVPVEKFIKGPNGMSQLEVDDIWDGLRAGSTFDGVWYTMPFNKSVYVLVYNKTAFKEAGIANPPSSWQELLTAAKALTVKDGDKVVRYGLGLRPNVDIYACFFFTAGGAWLDGQNKVNVNSQAGVKALQFMADLVNKHKVAYYVPGYIDADFGAGKAAMYLTTSPGLSYTEQSVAGKFDWSAAPVPFMDAKYKATPVAGTDLAIFARASQREQEAAWEFIKWMVEPKQTAKWSIGTSYVPVRKSAQYLDMMKQWFASHPRNEQSLKQLRYIKYDPNIAAWSNIRNDISEAVEKVFLGKATAQEALDAAVLKGNARMK from the coding sequence TTGAAGCGGTTCGTCATTCTAGCCTTGGTTTCCGCTTGTCTACTTGCCGCCCTAAGCGTAGGGCCAGCTTTCGCGGCCGAGAAGACCACAATCACCTTCTGGCACGCGATGGGCGCACAGCTAGGCAAGACACTTGATTCGCTCGTGGCAGAGTTCAACCAGCAGAGCCCTGACGTATTGGTGAAGGCCGAGTACCAGGGCAACTACGGAGCCCTGAGCCAGAAGATCGTCGGCTCCCTGGTGGCTCGGAAGCCACCCACGTTGGCCCAGGTCTACGGCAACTGGGCAGCGGAGTACATATCATCTGAAGAGCTGGTTCCAGTGGAGAAGTTCATCAAGGGTCCCAACGGAATGAGCCAGCTAGAAGTGGACGACATCTGGGATGGCCTGAGGGCGGGATCAACCTTCGATGGCGTCTGGTATACGATGCCCTTCAACAAGAGTGTGTACGTGCTCGTTTATAACAAGACTGCCTTCAAGGAGGCCGGCATTGCGAATCCGCCGTCCAGCTGGCAGGAGCTGCTCACAGCTGCCAAGGCGCTCACCGTTAAAGATGGCGACAAGGTGGTAAGGTATGGCCTTGGGCTCAGGCCCAATGTGGATATCTACGCCTGTTTCTTCTTCACCGCAGGAGGCGCCTGGCTGGATGGCCAGAACAAGGTGAACGTGAATAGCCAGGCGGGAGTCAAGGCCCTGCAGTTCATGGCGGATTTGGTGAACAAACATAAGGTTGCTTACTACGTGCCTGGTTACATCGATGCGGACTTCGGCGCAGGCAAGGCGGCAATGTACCTCACCACTTCGCCCGGGCTCTCCTACACTGAGCAATCGGTCGCTGGCAAGTTCGATTGGAGCGCCGCTCCGGTCCCGTTCATGGATGCCAAATACAAGGCTACTCCTGTTGCCGGAACCGACCTCGCCATCTTCGCAAGGGCGAGCCAGCGAGAACAGGAAGCTGCGTGGGAGTTCATCAAGTGGATGGTGGAGCCTAAGCAGACTGCTAAGTGGTCAATTGGAACCAGCTACGTTCCAGTGCGTAAATCGGCTCAGTACCTCGACATGATGAAGCAATGGTTCGCGTCGCACCCACGTAATGAGCAAAGCCTCAAGCAGCTTCGCTATATCAAGTATGACCCGAACATCGCAGCATGGTCGAATATACGAAATGACATCTCTGAAGCTGTTGAGAAGGTATTCCTTGGCAAAGCAACTGCTCAGGAAGCGCTTGACGCCGCGGTGCTGAAGGGCAACGCGCGTATGAAGTGA
- a CDS encoding DNA internalization-related competence protein ComEC/Rec2 has product MIREVRFAAAPVFLAAILAGAELGLLRVPSSVLWSGWAVLGVVAVLSVPALRLSPARRGTLVMVAAALVGASAGAYGIRRVDMMASRSVARFIGCEVEATGVVVAAHPGAREPEIILKTESVALEGSTHQAVGRVRVRLPSSPDSVELLNRLRSGAVVSITAALEAAQLPMNPGEPDYRAVLLQDGIHAIAKVSPDSVRVGRERTRDLALRIIGVMRDGLVRAARETLPDRERRVLVGMVFGDSGELDPEILDSFRRAGVSHLLAASGLHLGLVAGLSDEISRAVHLSSSAAAATSLTVALIYSMAAGLRASVVRAWLTLGVCAIARARGRRPGPVQALCVSASLQLLWNPLLAWNAGFQMSYLAAMAASVAAPRLNSIIPSSLPKRVGWLFRSIIGSGAITAATLPVLVNMTSRFSMVGVFANLLAAPMAWVGMIAGLVGCVLGVLFLPAGAMINSGTAHVIAALIDFAEWASAVPMASVDAGRMGACGIALYYSAFLAVCWLASDEFRRWRACRLVRRRPLCVSAFAFCVLLALTMWPRPLEAIVFSVGQGDSIFLSTPSGHTILVDAGSGYAGGRYIAPYLKRRGIRRLDLLVITHEHADHSGGLQSVCSSVDVLAAAVPQGSSGPEWDRIAETMGASSAGSALRVFRVGDGDSLRLGCVSLEFRNPPKTPNANELGRRGIGDPNEKSVVIRVAAGSFSMLLCADAGKEFEQRVLALGGASSAALRAKVIKVGHHGAATSASGAFLQALQAEVAIISVGRNGYGHPSPYTMSRLEQQCSTVFRTDRNGAVVLRYRPGARGFTVHDMISTWKRVPMFRELRSAPTS; this is encoded by the coding sequence ATGATCAGGGAGGTTCGGTTCGCAGCGGCGCCTGTGTTTCTGGCTGCGATCCTGGCAGGCGCTGAGCTGGGTCTCCTGCGCGTGCCCAGTTCCGTGCTATGGTCTGGATGGGCCGTGCTGGGCGTTGTTGCCGTGCTGTCGGTTCCTGCTCTTCGCCTGTCTCCTGCCAGAAGGGGAACGCTTGTGATGGTTGCGGCTGCGCTAGTCGGCGCCTCTGCAGGCGCGTATGGAATTCGCCGGGTCGACATGATGGCGAGTAGATCCGTTGCAAGGTTCATCGGATGTGAGGTCGAGGCAACCGGCGTAGTGGTGGCCGCTCATCCGGGCGCCCGCGAGCCCGAAATCATACTGAAAACCGAATCAGTAGCGCTCGAGGGCTCTACTCACCAGGCGGTGGGCAGGGTCCGGGTCAGGCTGCCATCAAGCCCGGATTCTGTCGAACTGCTGAACAGGTTGCGCTCAGGCGCCGTGGTGTCGATCACGGCGGCTCTCGAGGCTGCGCAGTTGCCGATGAACCCCGGCGAGCCCGACTACAGGGCTGTCCTATTGCAGGATGGCATTCACGCTATTGCTAAGGTCAGCCCGGACAGCGTTCGGGTTGGGCGAGAGCGGACACGGGACCTTGCTCTTCGGATCATTGGCGTGATGCGTGATGGCCTGGTGCGCGCTGCGCGGGAGACCCTCCCCGATCGTGAGCGCAGAGTCCTGGTGGGAATGGTGTTTGGGGATTCCGGGGAACTCGACCCGGAGATCCTGGATTCGTTCCGGAGGGCAGGCGTGTCTCACCTGCTTGCTGCGTCCGGACTGCACCTGGGGCTTGTTGCAGGCCTCTCCGATGAGATCTCCAGGGCAGTTCACCTGTCTTCCAGCGCAGCTGCGGCTACGTCCCTTACTGTGGCCCTGATCTACTCAATGGCGGCCGGCCTCCGGGCATCTGTCGTGCGAGCATGGCTCACTCTGGGCGTGTGCGCGATTGCGAGGGCGAGAGGACGACGGCCAGGTCCTGTGCAGGCGTTGTGCGTGTCGGCCTCTCTGCAGCTTCTGTGGAACCCGCTTCTTGCGTGGAACGCAGGTTTTCAAATGTCGTACCTTGCGGCCATGGCTGCATCAGTGGCCGCGCCGCGATTGAACTCCATCATCCCCTCCAGCCTTCCGAAGCGTGTGGGCTGGCTGTTCCGTTCGATCATTGGATCAGGGGCGATTACTGCTGCAACCTTGCCCGTGCTTGTCAACATGACATCTCGGTTCAGCATGGTCGGAGTGTTCGCGAACCTGCTGGCGGCGCCTATGGCCTGGGTCGGGATGATCGCGGGCCTAGTTGGCTGCGTCCTCGGCGTCCTGTTTCTGCCTGCAGGAGCGATGATCAACTCGGGCACTGCACATGTCATTGCAGCGCTCATTGATTTCGCTGAATGGGCGTCAGCGGTTCCGATGGCATCGGTGGACGCTGGGAGGATGGGGGCATGCGGTATCGCTCTCTACTACTCGGCCTTTCTGGCGGTGTGCTGGCTCGCCTCGGATGAATTCCGGCGATGGCGCGCCTGCCGGCTTGTCAGGCGGAGGCCGTTATGTGTGTCAGCCTTCGCCTTCTGCGTTCTCCTGGCCCTGACGATGTGGCCGAGGCCATTGGAGGCCATCGTCTTCTCTGTGGGGCAGGGCGATTCCATATTCCTATCTACTCCCTCTGGTCATACGATTCTTGTGGATGCCGGCAGCGGGTACGCGGGAGGCAGGTACATCGCGCCATATCTCAAGAGGCGCGGAATCCGCAGGCTCGATCTGCTTGTGATCACGCACGAGCATGCGGACCACTCTGGAGGGCTTCAGAGCGTCTGTTCCTCAGTTGATGTACTGGCGGCAGCTGTTCCGCAGGGCTCGAGCGGACCGGAATGGGACCGAATAGCAGAGACCATGGGAGCTTCGTCGGCAGGGAGCGCGCTCCGTGTGTTCCGCGTGGGAGATGGAGACTCGCTGCGCCTCGGGTGCGTAAGCCTTGAGTTCCGGAATCCACCGAAAACCCCGAACGCCAATGAGCTTGGCCGACGTGGCATTGGGGATCCAAACGAGAAATCAGTTGTGATCCGAGTAGCGGCAGGAAGCTTCTCGATGCTTCTATGCGCTGATGCAGGGAAGGAGTTCGAACAGAGGGTTCTAGCGCTAGGCGGAGCCTCCTCTGCTGCACTGAGAGCAAAGGTGATAAAGGTGGGCCACCATGGCGCTGCGACATCCGCGTCCGGGGCGTTCCTGCAAGCCTTGCAGGCTGAGGTTGCTATCATATCAGTGGGCCGCAATGGTTACGGTCATCCCTCTCCGTATACAATGAGTCGATTGGAACAGCAGTGCTCAACTGTGTTCAGGACTGACAGAAACGGCGCCGTAGTGCTGAGATACCGCCCTGGAGCACGCGGGTTCACGGTGCACGACATGATCAGCACGTGGAAGAGAGTGCCCATGTTCCGGGAACTCCGATCAGCTCCGACTTCATGA
- a CDS encoding carbohydrate ABC transporter permease: MIGMRKTVGRGLVYLFLVIGAVAMLLPFYYMLSTSIKGPEELYVADLVWFPKHIVLKNYADAWNADPNFPRYFFNSAFIATVTTLLQLATSALAAYAFASFEFWGKEFVFVILLGTMMIPDQVTLVPNYAIISKLGWTDTYWALIVPWTASVFGIFMMRQFFQTIPRDMWDAAQIDGCGRFGYLWRVMVPLARPIFVTSGLFTFIGGWNSFLWPLIVTNTAKYRTIQVGLSQFNQEFGTVPNLLMAASTMAIVPLVALFFMAQKQFIEGIARTGLKG; this comes from the coding sequence ATGATAGGAATGCGGAAGACGGTAGGGAGGGGCCTAGTCTACCTATTCCTGGTTATCGGCGCGGTTGCGATGCTTCTGCCGTTCTACTACATGCTCAGCACATCGATTAAGGGGCCTGAAGAGCTGTACGTGGCCGATCTGGTGTGGTTCCCCAAGCACATCGTGCTGAAGAACTACGCTGACGCTTGGAACGCGGATCCCAACTTTCCGAGGTATTTCTTCAACTCTGCGTTCATTGCCACGGTGACCACACTGCTTCAGCTTGCCACTTCGGCCCTTGCGGCGTACGCCTTTGCGAGCTTCGAGTTCTGGGGCAAGGAGTTCGTGTTTGTCATATTGCTGGGCACGATGATGATCCCCGACCAGGTGACCCTGGTCCCTAACTATGCCATCATCTCGAAGCTTGGATGGACAGATACCTACTGGGCTCTTATCGTACCGTGGACTGCCAGTGTGTTCGGGATATTCATGATGAGGCAGTTCTTCCAGACCATACCTAGGGACATGTGGGATGCCGCACAGATTGATGGATGCGGCCGGTTCGGCTACCTCTGGCGTGTAATGGTTCCACTCGCGCGGCCGATCTTCGTGACGAGCGGGCTGTTTACGTTCATCGGAGGATGGAACAGCTTCCTGTGGCCTCTGATAGTCACGAACACGGCCAAGTACCGCACCATACAGGTTGGCCTTTCTCAGTTCAATCAGGAATTCGGCACTGTGCCGAACCTGCTGATGGCTGCGTCCACGATGGCTATTGTTCCTCTGGTAGCGCTCTTCTTCATGGCTCAGAAGCAGTTCATCGAGGGAATCGCCCGCACGGGGCTCAAGGGCTAG